The genomic DNA TTGCCCGACGACGCGGCCTCCGGCAGGGCGGGCGCCGCGGCCCGGACCGCGATGAGCTCCTGCGCCCCCCAGGGCCTCTGCTCGACGATCGTGTGGCCCATGCCCCTGAGGATGGCCTGGGTGTCCGCCGAGAGCGCGAAGGGCTCGGCGTAGACCGTGTCGGGCAGCCACTGGTGATGGATGCGCGGAGCGTCCACCGCCTCCTGCGGCTCCATGCCGAAATCGAGCACGTTGATCAGCGTCTGCGCGTTGATCGTGATGATCCGCGAGCCCCCCGGCGAGCCCGCCACCAGCGCGACCTTGCCGTCGCGCAGCACGATCGTGGGCGCCATGGAGGAGAGCGGGCGCTTGCCCGGCTGGATCGCGTTCTTCGTCCCCTGCACGAGCCCGAACAGGTTCGGCACCCCGGTCTTGACCGTGAAGTCGTCCATCTCGTCGTTGAGGAAGAACCCCGTGTCGCCGGCGATCACCCCGGCGCCGAAATAGCCGTTGATCGTGTAGGTCAGCGCGACCGCGTTGCCGGCCTTGTCCATCACCGAGATGTGTGTGGTCTCGGGCCGTTCCCGCGGCTCCGGGCCGGGGTCCGGGCGGATCTCCGCCGACGGGGTCGCCCGGTCCGGGCGGATCGAGGCCCGGAGCGTCTCCGCGTAGGCCGGCGACAGCAGCCGGTCGACCGGGTTCTCCACGAAGGCCGGATCGCCGAGCAGCAGGTTGCGGTCCGCGTAGGCGCGCCGCATCGCCTCGACCATCAGGTGTACGGTCCGGGCCGAGTTGAACCCGGCGGCCCGCAGGTCGTAGCCGTCGAGGATGCTGAGGATCTCGCAGAGCGTGGTGCCGCCGGACGAGGGCGGGGGCGCCGACAGGATCGTGGCGCCCCGGTAGCGGCAGGTGAGCGGCTCGGACTGCGTCACCGTGTAGGCGGCGAAGTCGGCCGCCGTCAGCAGGCCGCCGCCCGCCCGGGAGGCCGCCTCCACGGCCTCCGGGATCGCGCCCCTGTAGAACGCGTCCGCACCGCGCTCCGCGATGGCCTGGAGGGTGCGGGCGAGGTCGGCCTGGACCAGCCGGTCCCCGGGCTGCCAGGGGCTGCCGTCCGGGCGCAGGAAGATCCGGGCGACGTTCGCTTGGCCCGCGAACAGCTTCGTGCCGGATTCGAGGATGTCGGTGTCGCCCCGGGTCAGCACGAACCCGTCCCGGGCGAGCGCGATCGCCGGCGCCATCACCCGCGCCAGCGGCAGGGTCCCGTACGCGGTGAGGGCGGTGTTGAGGCCGAGCACCGTCCCGGGCACGCCGGCCGCCTTCCAGCCGCGCAGGCTCGCGCCCTTCACGACGTTGCCGGCAGCGTCGAGATACATGTCCCGGGTGGCGGCCGCCGGGGCGGTCTCGCGGAAATTGATGAAGCGGCTGCGCCCGTCGGCGCTGTGGAGCACCAGGAAGCCGCCGCCGCCGATGTTGCCGCAGCAGGGGTTCACCACCGCCTCGGCGTAAGCGACTGCCACCGCGGCGTCGACGGCGTTGCCGCCGGCCCTCAGGATGTCGGCGCCCACCTGCGAGGCGAGGCGCTGGGACGAGACCACCATCCCGTTCTCGGCCTCGACGGCCGGTCCCGAGGCGGAGCGCGCGGCGGGCGCGCCCAGGGCGAGCAGGGCCGTGAGGAGCAGCGCGCGTGCCGGTGCGATCATCCCTGCCCTCTCCGGTGCGGGTCCTGCGCCGTCATATAGGGGACCGTGCGCTGGAGTCGCTGGACCCGTCCGATCACCGCATCCCGAGGGGCGGCGAAGCCGCCGCGAAGGAGCCTCCGAGGGCTCGCGAGACTTCCGGAGCCCCTCCGAGCCCCTCCGAGCCCCTCCGAGCCCCTCCGAGCCCGCTGCACAGCACCGCAGGATGAGAGGGGCGAAGGGCGGTGAGGGATCGGGCCGATCCGCCTCACTCGGTTTCGCTGGAACGGTTCGGTTGAGGTGCCCCTCTCCGTCATCACGAGCGCAGCGAAGTGACCCAGGGTCGCGCCACGTCAGGAAGCGTGGCGCTGCTGGATTGCTTCGCTCCGCTCGCAAGGACGGCGCCGCCGAAGGCCTCAGCCGTTGCGGAACGTGTAGCTGTAGCCGTTCAGCGCCGGCGCGCCGCCGAGATGGGCGTAGAGCACCTTCGAGCCCTTCGGGAAGAAGCCCTTCTTCACGAGGTCGATCATGCCCTGCATCGACTTCCCCTCGTAGACCGGGTCGGTGATCATCCCCTCGAGCCGGGCCGAGAGGCGGATCGCCTCCACGGTCTCCTTGGAGGGCACGCCGTAGACCGGGTAGGCGTAATCCTCGTTGAGAACCACATCGTCGGCCACGATGTCGCCCGCGCCGACCAGGGCGGCGGTGTTCTGGGCGATGTCGAGGACCTGGGCCTTGGTCTGGGCCGGGGTGCAGGAAGCGTCGATGCCGATGACGTTGCGGGCGCGCCCGTCGGCCGAGAAGCCCACCAGCATGCCGGCATGGGTCGAGCCCGTCACCGTGCAGACCACCACGTAGTCGAAGCGCAGGCCCATCTCGGCCTCCTGCTTGCGCACCTCCTCCGCGAAGCCGACGTAGCCGAGCCCGCCGTACTTGTGCACCGAGGCACCGGCCGGGATCGCGTAGGGCTTGCCGCCCTCGGCCTCGACCTCGGCGAGCGCGCGCTTCCACGAATCGCGGATGCCGATGTCGAACCCGTCATCCACGAGCTGCGTCTGCGCGCCCATGATCCGCGACAGGAGGATGTTGCCGACCCGGTCGTAGACGGCGTCCTCGTGGGGCACCCAGGCCTCCTGGATCAGCCGGCACTTCATCCCGATCTTGGCGGCTACCGCCGCGACCATGCGGGTGTGATTCGACTGCACGCCGCCGATCGACACAAGCGTGTCGGCGCCGCTCTTGATCGCGTCCGGCACGATGTACTCGAGCTTGCGCAGCTTGTTGCCGCCGTAGGCGAGCCCGGAATTGCAATCCTCGCGCTTGGCGTACAACTCGACCTCGCCGCCGAGATGGGCCGTCAGGCGCTTGAGCGGCTCGATCGGCGTCGGGCCGAAGGTCAGGGGATAGCGCTCGAACTTGTCCAGCATCGGGTCTCTCCGGGTCTCGGGGCGCCCCCGGGGCAGCAGCGGTCTCGGTCCGCCCGGGCGCGTCGAAGCGAGGCCTCGGCGACGGCCCGCGCGAGGCCCGGCTCCGTCTTCGAGGCGCGGGGAGAAACTACCCGATCCGGGATGAAAGGTGCTCTCGATCTTCGAGTATGAACAGACCTTGACTTGCGCTGCTGACCGGGCTGGCTACGGAGTATTCCGGATTTCGTGCCGCATCCGAAAGAATCATCCATGTCCGCAGGGCTCGATCGGATCGACCAGAAGATCCTCCGCCTCCTCCAGACGGACGGGCGCATGGCGAATGCCGAGATCGCCGAGCGGGTCGGCACTAGCGCGGCCACCTGCCATCGCCGGATCCAGCGCCTGTTCGCGGACGGGTTCGTGCGGGCGGTCCGGGCGCTGATCGATCCGATGCGGGTCGGGCGCGGCACCCTGGTCTTCGTCGGCGTCGTGCTCGACCGCTCGACGCCCGAGAGTTTCTCGGAGTTCGAGGCCGCCGTGCGCGCGATCCCCGCGCTCCTCGACTGCCACCTCGTGGCCGGAGACTTCGACTACATGCTGAAGATCCGGGTCTCCGACATGGCCGACTTCAACCGCCTCCACAGCGCCACGCTGATCGGCCTGCCGGGGGTGCGCCAGACCCGGACCTTCTTCGTGATGAAGGAGGTGATCGACAACGCGCCGCTCGATCTGTGAGGGCCCCCTACCCCTCCCCGCGCCGCGCCTTGCGCAGCGCCTCCCACCGGTCGAGGCGCTCGGCGAGCCGGGTCTCGTAGCCCCGCTCGGTCGGCTGGTAGAGGTGCTGGCGCCCGAGCGCGTCGGGCCAGTAATCCTGGCCCGAGAAGGCGTCGGGCTCGTCGTGGTCGTAGCGGTAGCCCTCGCCGTAGCCGATCCGCTTCATCAGCTTGGTCGGCGCGTTGAGGATGGTCCGCGGCGGCGGCAGGGAGCCCGCCTCCTTGGCCAGCCGCGTCGCGGCCTTGTAGGCCTCGTAGACGGCGTTCGATTTCGGCGCGCAGGCGAGGTAGATCGCCGCCTGGGCGAGGGCCAACTCGCCCTCGGGGCTGCCGAGGAAGTCGAACGCGTCCTTGGCGGCGTTGGCCACCACCAGCGCCTGCGGGTCGGCGAGCCCGATATCCTCCACCGCCATGCGCACGAGCCGGCGGGCGATGAACAGCCGGTCCTCCCCGGCATCGAGCATCCGGCAGAGATAGTAGAGCGCCGCGTCCGGATCCGAGCCGCGCACGGTCTTGTGGAGCGCCGAGATCAGGTTGTAGTGGCCCTCCTGCGCCTTGTCGTAGATGGGCGCGCGCCGCTGCACGATCGCTTGCAGCGCCTCGGCGTCGAGGGTCTCGCCGGGGCGGGCCGAGCGCCAGACCTCTTCCGCCAGGGTCAGGGCCGCGCGGCCGTCGCCGTCGGCCATGCGGACCAGAACGCCGCGCGCCTCCTCGGTAAGCGGCAGGGCTTGGCCCGTCAGCGCCTCGGCCCGGACCAGCAGGCGCGCGACGGCGCCCGGATCGAGGGCCCGGAACAGCAGCACCCGGGCGCGGGATAGGAGCGCGGCGTTCAGCTCGAAGGACGGGTTCTCCGTCGTCGCGCCCACCAGCGTGACGGTCCCGTCCTCCATCACCGGCAGGAAGGCGTCGAGCTGGGCCCGGTTGAACCGGTGGATCTCGTCGACGAACAGCAGGGTCCCCTGCCCGGTCGCCCGCCGCTTGCGCGCCGCCTCGAACACCTTCCGCAGGTCGGGCACGCCGGAGAAGATCGCCGAGATCTGCTCGAAATGCAGGTCGGTGCCCTGGGCGAGCAGCCGCGCAACCGTGGTCTTGCCGGTGCCGGGCGGCCCCCAGAAGATCAGCGAGCCGAGCGTCCGTCCCCGCAGCAGGCGCGTGAGCGCCCCGCCCTCCCCGGTCAGGTGTTCCTGGCCGACGACCTCGGCGAGGGTCTGCGGGCGCAGCCGGTCCGCCAGCGGGCGGGCGGCCTCGGCGCCGGGGGCGCGGCCGGGATCCGGCGCGGCGGGTGTCTCCGCGGAGGCGAACAGGTCGGACATCCGCGCATCAACACCGGGCGCGGCCGGGGGCGCAAGCCGGGAGCCGGGGCTTGCCCACGGCCACGGGCTCGGCGCCCCGCGACGGGATCAGCCGCCGAACACCGAGGTCAGGATCTCGCCGTTGCGGTTGATCGCGACCTCCCAGGAATTGAGGCTGTTGCGGGTGACCCGGTCGAGGTCCTTGGTGGTCGCCATTGGCACGCCGTTGACCGCCACGATCACGTCGCCCTTCTGTAGCCCGACCCGGGCCGCGATGGAGTTCTCGTCCACCGCCTGCACGGCCACGCCCTCGGCCGGGAAGTCCACCTGCATCTCCTCGGCCACCGCCGGCGAGGTGTTGACGAGGGTCGCGCCGACGAACGGCGAGCGGGTCTTCACCTTGAGCGCGTCCCGGGGACGCGTCTCGGGAGCCGGGGCGAGCTTGACCGGGACCGTCTGACGGGTCGTGCCGCGGAGGATCCCGAACCGGGCGTGGCCCTGCACGCCCTTCAGGGCGAAGCGGTAGCCGAAGGCCTCCGGATCGGCG from Methylobacterium oryzae includes the following:
- a CDS encoding replication-associated recombination protein A — its product is MSDLFASAETPAAPDPGRAPGAEAARPLADRLRPQTLAEVVGQEHLTGEGGALTRLLRGRTLGSLIFWGPPGTGKTTVARLLAQGTDLHFEQISAIFSGVPDLRKVFEAARKRRATGQGTLLFVDEIHRFNRAQLDAFLPVMEDGTVTLVGATTENPSFELNAALLSRARVLLFRALDPGAVARLLVRAEALTGQALPLTEEARGVLVRMADGDGRAALTLAEEVWRSARPGETLDAEALQAIVQRRAPIYDKAQEGHYNLISALHKTVRGSDPDAALYYLCRMLDAGEDRLFIARRLVRMAVEDIGLADPQALVVANAAKDAFDFLGSPEGELALAQAAIYLACAPKSNAVYEAYKAATRLAKEAGSLPPPRTILNAPTKLMKRIGYGEGYRYDHDEPDAFSGQDYWPDALGRQHLYQPTERGYETRLAERLDRWEALRKARRGEG
- a CDS encoding Lrp/AsnC family transcriptional regulator, with the protein product MSAGLDRIDQKILRLLQTDGRMANAEIAERVGTSAATCHRRIQRLFADGFVRAVRALIDPMRVGRGTLVFVGVVLDRSTPESFSEFEAAVRAIPALLDCHLVAGDFDYMLKIRVSDMADFNRLHSATLIGLPGVRQTRTFFVMKEVIDNAPLDL
- a CDS encoding 1-aminocyclopropane-1-carboxylate deaminase produces the protein MLDKFERYPLTFGPTPIEPLKRLTAHLGGEVELYAKREDCNSGLAYGGNKLRKLEYIVPDAIKSGADTLVSIGGVQSNHTRMVAAVAAKIGMKCRLIQEAWVPHEDAVYDRVGNILLSRIMGAQTQLVDDGFDIGIRDSWKRALAEVEAEGGKPYAIPAGASVHKYGGLGYVGFAEEVRKQEAEMGLRFDYVVVCTVTGSTHAGMLVGFSADGRARNVIGIDASCTPAQTKAQVLDIAQNTAALVGAGDIVADDVVLNEDYAYPVYGVPSKETVEAIRLSARLEGMITDPVYEGKSMQGMIDLVKKGFFPKGSKVLYAHLGGAPALNGYSYTFRNG
- the ggt gene encoding gamma-glutamyltransferase — its product is MIAPARALLLTALLALGAPAARSASGPAVEAENGMVVSSQRLASQVGADILRAGGNAVDAAVAVAYAEAVVNPCCGNIGGGGFLVLHSADGRSRFINFRETAPAAATRDMYLDAAGNVVKGASLRGWKAAGVPGTVLGLNTALTAYGTLPLARVMAPAIALARDGFVLTRGDTDILESGTKLFAGQANVARIFLRPDGSPWQPGDRLVQADLARTLQAIAERGADAFYRGAIPEAVEAASRAGGGLLTAADFAAYTVTQSEPLTCRYRGATILSAPPPSSGGTTLCEILSILDGYDLRAAGFNSARTVHLMVEAMRRAYADRNLLLGDPAFVENPVDRLLSPAYAETLRASIRPDRATPSAEIRPDPGPEPRERPETTHISVMDKAGNAVALTYTINGYFGAGVIAGDTGFFLNDEMDDFTVKTGVPNLFGLVQGTKNAIQPGKRPLSSMAPTIVLRDGKVALVAGSPGGSRIITINAQTLINVLDFGMEPQEAVDAPRIHHQWLPDTVYAEPFALSADTQAILRGMGHTIVEQRPWGAQELIAVRAAAPALPEAASSGNDASRTERMRPGLLYGANDNRRPAGAAVGE